A section of the Clostridium sp. TW13 genome encodes:
- a CDS encoding PadR family transcriptional regulator, with the protein MIKVLILYYLSLKPTHGYEIQRFIQINHMDKWTKIQSGSIYYAINKLQKEKLIILKEEYGFSSKARRIYEITDKGREELKNFVEKELDNEIFPSGSDKFIIYPLLNTLDKQSMILHINNHINKLEEKISYLKDWEKIKINNKSLGVERISFEMMISNLEYQIKWHEALIEQIDQCINVSKDISNLISKFDFSNAEAIESSTSDSIEKLKQEILNNPEQASEKLDELIRKLSK; encoded by the coding sequence GTGATAAAAGTACTAATTTTATATTATTTAAGTCTTAAACCAACTCATGGGTATGAAATTCAAAGATTCATACAGATAAATCATATGGACAAATGGACGAAAATACAATCTGGATCAATATATTATGCTATAAATAAGCTTCAAAAAGAGAAATTAATTATTTTGAAAGAGGAATATGGTTTTAGTTCGAAGGCTAGAAGAATTTATGAAATAACTGATAAGGGTAGAGAAGAATTAAAGAACTTTGTTGAAAAGGAATTAGATAATGAAATTTTCCCAAGTGGTTCAGATAAATTCATAATTTATCCATTATTAAACACTCTTGATAAGCAAAGTATGATTTTGCATATTAATAATCATATCAATAAATTAGAAGAAAAGATTTCTTATTTAAAGGATTGGGAGAAAATAAAAATTAATAATAAAAGTCTTGGTGTTGAGAGAATTTCTTTTGAAATGATGATTTCAAATCTTGAGTATCAAATAAAATGGCATGAAGCACTTATTGAACAAATAGATCAATGTATCAATGTAAGTAAGGATATATCAAATCTTATTTCTAAATTTGATTTTTCAAATGCTGAAGCCATAGAAAGTTCAACTAGTGATTCTATTGAAAAATTGAAACAAGAAATTCTAAATAATCCTGAACAGGCATCAGAAAAACTTGATGAGTTAATCAGAAAACTTAGTAAATAG
- a CDS encoding flavodoxin family protein: protein MKIVILMGSPRKKDSLNVCKEIEKRLGSDDITYDYIFLKDYDIQDCKGCGICFKKSELLCPCKDDIYKIRKRLIEADGIIFATPVYAYQVPAPLKRIIDRMAFLFHRQELVGKPTLIVVTSDGGGHKQVSKYMKMTVSGWGCNLIGSINIISPMYFDDKNNVSAWGYDEYYHTKMLSMINKSTDEFKKILHSDVRKVPSFYDIFMFNCLRSKTFTSQADYDFWKEKGWLDSNYFYETKLNIAKKVFGAIFKGFINLAGKRLKNKISNVNKSV from the coding sequence ATGAAAATAGTTATATTAATGGGAAGTCCAAGAAAGAAAGATAGTTTAAATGTATGCAAGGAAATAGAAAAAAGGTTAGGAAGTGATGATATTACTTATGACTATATTTTTCTAAAAGATTATGATATTCAAGATTGTAAAGGCTGTGGAATATGTTTTAAAAAGAGTGAATTACTTTGTCCATGCAAAGATGATATATATAAAATACGAAAAAGGTTAATAGAAGCTGATGGGATTATCTTTGCAACACCAGTGTATGCCTACCAAGTGCCAGCTCCTTTAAAAAGAATTATAGATAGAATGGCATTTTTATTTCATCGCCAAGAATTAGTTGGCAAACCAACTTTGATAGTAGTTACAAGTGATGGAGGTGGACATAAGCAAGTAAGTAAGTATATGAAAATGACTGTAAGTGGATGGGGATGTAATTTAATTGGGAGCATAAATATTATTTCTCCAATGTATTTTGATGATAAGAACAATGTTTCTGCTTGGGGATATGATGAATATTACCATACTAAGATGCTTTCTATGATAAATAAAAGTACGGATGAATTCAAGAAAATACTTCATAGTGATGTTCGCAAAGTGCCTTCATTTTATGATATCTTTATGTTCAATTGTTTGAGAAGCAAAACTTTTACCTCTCAAGCAGATTATGATTTTTGGAAGGAAAAAGGATGGCTAGATTCTAATTATTTTTATGAAACAAAATTAAATATTGCCAAAAAAGTTTTTGGAGCTATATTTAAAGGATTTATTAATTTAGCTGGCAAAAGGTTGAAAAATAAAATATCTAATGTTAATAAAAGTGTTTAA
- a CDS encoding 2'-5' RNA ligase family protein, whose product MKRAAILFPKFDNINLIDNIREKYDPLANYIAPHISIVFPFESDLSTDELKEHFNKSLKGMKKFNIQLRGITGDYKDGYLFLNVKKGNDTIIELHDKLYSGILGTFLWRKVTYCPHLTVGMLPDQKDFNKALDELNYYDEIFETVIDRIYVENIDSNENSIIEFSFTLE is encoded by the coding sequence TTGAAAAGAGCAGCAATTTTATTTCCGAAGTTTGATAACATTAATTTAATAGATAATATAAGAGAAAAATACGATCCACTTGCAAATTACATTGCACCTCATATTTCTATAGTCTTTCCATTTGAAAGTGATCTTTCTACTGATGAACTAAAAGAACATTTCAATAAGTCATTAAAAGGCATGAAAAAATTTAACATTCAATTAAGAGGTATTACAGGTGATTATAAGGATGGTTATTTATTCCTTAATGTAAAAAAAGGAAATGATACTATAATAGAACTACATGACAAACTATATAGTGGAATTTTAGGAACTTTCTTATGGAGAAAGGTAACATACTGTCCTCATTTAACTGTAGGGATGCTACCTGATCAAAAAGATTTCAATAAAGCACTTGATGAATTAAATTATTATGACGAAATTTTTGAAACAGTAATTGATAGAATATATGTAGAAAATATTGATTCAAATGAGAATTCAATAATAGAATTTTCATTTACTCTTGAATAA
- a CDS encoding TetR/AcrR family transcriptional regulator, which translates to MPPKAEITREKVLNEAFDIVREQGMDALTARNLAQRIKCSTQPIYSVCGNMDQLKEDVYNQAIDFALSNMRSYENEHNSPALNLGLGYLQFARNEKQLYKTVYLSGYKSFDLNQDKFIGEEMFTASMRHSKRLNKIDEKILRKIYLKLSIYIIGIATMINTDTIKISIDEASNMVTDMYEILLASENITRND; encoded by the coding sequence ATGCCACCAAAGGCAGAGATAACAAGAGAAAAAGTTCTTAATGAAGCATTTGATATTGTACGAGAGCAAGGAATGGATGCACTGACTGCTAGGAATTTGGCTCAAAGAATTAAGTGTTCTACACAACCTATTTATAGTGTATGTGGTAATATGGATCAACTAAAAGAAGATGTATATAATCAAGCAATTGATTTTGCACTTAGCAACATGAGAAGTTACGAGAATGAACACAATAGTCCGGCTTTAAATCTAGGATTAGGTTATTTGCAATTTGCACGAAATGAAAAGCAACTCTATAAAACTGTATATTTATCAGGATATAAAAGTTTTGATTTGAATCAAGATAAGTTTATTGGAGAAGAAATGTTTACTGCTTCTATGCGGCACAGTAAAAGATTAAATAAAATTGATGAGAAAATCCTCAGAAAGATTTATTTGAAGTTATCAATATATATAATCGGAATAGCCACAATGATAAATACAGATACAATAAAGATAAGCATTGATGAAGCAAGTAATATGGTTACAGATATGTACGAGATTCTTCTTGCCAGTGAGAATATAACAAGGAATGATTAG
- a CDS encoding phosphotransferase — protein MNSLLGKCIGQGGCAEVFEWGEDRAIKLFRSNIDEYAVNKEYNNMVVAWKSGLPTYRPYERIDLDGRLGIIYERIIGQSFMERFIQEDIIFNDMKSNLTEEDKKLLDCKDNDIRTTARILYEIHQKSIDGMPNQIEDIKGNISRPAYLSEEEKCKIYNYIDTLPIKNCLCHGDPNPGNFIMRDDKPVIIDWMDAATGNPAADIAQYVIMMRYAVLPPETPQNFVNYLHLIREFVIDMFLDEYMKISGMKYEEIQQWMLPMIAAKLHADAICDEEKKTLINVLREKLKYIS, from the coding sequence ATGAATTCTTTATTAGGAAAGTGTATTGGGCAAGGTGGGTGTGCAGAAGTTTTTGAATGGGGGGAGGATAGAGCGATAAAATTATTCCGTTCTAATATTGATGAATATGCAGTAAATAAGGAATATAATAATATGGTTGTAGCCTGGAAAAGTGGACTTCCAACATATAGACCATATGAAAGAATAGATTTAGATGGAAGACTGGGTATAATTTATGAAAGAATTATTGGACAATCATTTATGGAGAGATTTATACAAGAGGATATTATTTTTAATGATATGAAAAGTAATCTTACAGAGGAGGATAAAAAGTTACTTGATTGTAAAGATAACGATATTCGTACTACTGCAAGAATTTTATATGAAATTCACCAAAAAAGTATTGATGGGATGCCAAATCAAATTGAAGATATAAAAGGAAATATTTCACGACCAGCTTACTTATCAGAAGAAGAAAAGTGTAAGATTTATAATTATATAGATACACTACCAATTAAGAACTGTCTTTGTCATGGTGATCCTAATCCAGGAAACTTCATCATGAGAGATGATAAACCAGTTATTATTGATTGGATGGATGCTGCCACAGGAAATCCTGCTGCTGACATTGCTCAATATGTTATTATGATGAGATATGCTGTTTTGCCGCCAGAAACTCCACAGAATTTTGTTAATTATCTTCACTTAATAAGAGAATTTGTGATCGATATGTTTCTTGATGAATACATGAAAATATCAGGTATGAAATATGAAGAAATCCAGCAATGGATGTTGCCTATGATTGCAGCTAAACTTCATGCAGACGCAATATGTGATGAAGAAAAAAAGACACTTATTAATGTGCTTAGAGAAAAGTTGAAGTATATTTCATAA
- a CDS encoding class I SAM-dependent methyltransferase, which yields MDSSKQEADFNGEDRVCIDKNHESWSSETYDAWINRFGDPQEAIKKIIKDPTKMISNLYAEFGDVKGKKIMNLMGSNGTKAVSLALLGAEVTVVDFSEANKRYALKLAEEGGVKIEYILSDVLKLTEEQLSGDYDIVFAEMGILHYFLDLKPFVEVVRKLLKDGGRFVIRDFHPVSTKLITSRGSTAKVRKHKVTGDYFDISLIEKEVSFSKYSTDHENVQKVLLRRWNLGEIVTSVASGGLRIRSLKEEPNLSSEVFDKGIPKTFTIVAEK from the coding sequence ATGGATAGTTCAAAGCAAGAAGCTGATTTTAATGGTGAAGACAGAGTGTGCATTGATAAAAATCATGAATCATGGAGCAGCGAGACTTATGATGCATGGATAAATAGATTTGGTGACCCACAAGAAGCAATTAAGAAAATTATCAAGGATCCAACAAAGATGATTTCAAATCTTTATGCTGAATTTGGTGATGTCAAAGGAAAAAAAATAATGAATTTGATGGGGTCCAATGGTACTAAGGCTGTATCTTTAGCTTTGCTAGGGGCAGAAGTAACTGTAGTAGATTTTTCAGAAGCTAATAAGCGATATGCATTAAAGTTAGCAGAAGAAGGTGGAGTAAAGATAGAATACATTTTATCGGATGTACTTAAGCTGACAGAAGAGCAGCTGTCAGGTGACTATGATATTGTATTTGCTGAAATGGGAATATTGCATTATTTCTTAGATCTAAAGCCATTTGTAGAGGTTGTTCGCAAGCTATTAAAGGATGGGGGCAGATTCGTTATTAGAGATTTTCATCCTGTTTCAACTAAGCTAATAACTTCGAGAGGTTCAACAGCAAAAGTACGTAAGCATAAGGTAACTGGTGATTATTTTGATATATCTTTAATAGAGAAGGAAGTGTCATTTTCAAAGTATTCAACTGACCATGAAAATGTACAAAAGGTGTTATTACGAAGATGGAATTTAGGTGAAATAGTTACTAGCGTAGCAAGTGGAGGATTGAGAATAAGAAGTTTAAAAGAAGAACCAAACTTATCCTCTGAGGTTTTTGATAAAGGGATTCCAAAAACTTTTACTATTGTAGCAGAAAAATAA